A genome region from Natronobeatus ordinarius includes the following:
- a CDS encoding magnesium transporter: MVVPTGSLGTWNWKRIVTNMFPLLVVLSIIVLWAGITLESAEELLEQYAILAVMVPTMVDMGGNLGAILSSRLSTRFHLGTTELNPRDRVLWANVGAILALAATIFTALAVGAYLLGTVIGSPLALTTLLTISLISGMSVAVIAVVFSFAATYASYRMGIDPDDTTIPIVTNVVDVFGMVIFIGVSALVLSF; encoded by the coding sequence ATGGTCGTTCCGACGGGTTCGCTCGGCACCTGGAACTGGAAGCGCATCGTCACCAACATGTTCCCGCTGCTCGTCGTCCTCTCGATCATCGTCCTCTGGGCGGGCATCACCCTCGAGAGCGCCGAGGAGCTCCTCGAGCAGTACGCCATCCTCGCGGTGATGGTGCCGACGATGGTCGACATGGGCGGCAACCTCGGCGCGATCTTGAGTTCGCGCCTGTCGACGCGCTTTCACCTGGGGACGACCGAGCTCAATCCGCGAGATCGGGTCCTGTGGGCGAACGTGGGCGCGATCCTGGCGCTCGCGGCGACGATCTTCACGGCGCTTGCGGTCGGCGCCTACTTGCTGGGGACCGTCATCGGCTCGCCGCTCGCGCTGACGACGCTGCTCACCATCTCGCTGATCAGTGGCATGTCGGTCGCCGTGATCGCCGTCGTCTTCAGCTTCGCGGCGACGTACGCCTCCTACCGCATGGGGATCGACCCCGACGACACGACGATCCCGATCGTGACGAACGTCGTCGACGTCTTCGGGATGGTCATCTTCATCGGCGTCTCGGCGCTCGTGCTGAGCTTTTGA
- a CDS encoding ATP-NAD kinase family protein: MDRIGVVVNPIAGMGGRVGLKGTDGKVEEARRLGAEPRAPGRATEALEALFDREPDLEVYTAAGEMGEEEAREAGYDPEVVYDPDGEETNAADTKGAVRAFLECDVDLVLFVGGDGTAVNVAEVLEEEEAETPMLGVPAGVKVYSSVFGVTPADAGRIAAVWDRVENREVNDIDEEAYREGEVRAELRAVVPVPVAEDLQSSKQLARGNVDSLANGFAREAESGTTYVFGPGSTVGAIEEALGIDPSPLGVDVWRDGEVLARDASEEEILAVLEEPAVIVVSPIGGQGFVFGRGNHQISPAVIDRADEIEIVASEEKLDGLGTLRVDTDDEEVDESLRGWVQVRTGRFTRRLTKIV; encoded by the coding sequence ATGGATCGCATCGGCGTCGTCGTCAACCCGATCGCCGGGATGGGCGGTCGGGTCGGGCTGAAGGGGACCGACGGGAAAGTCGAGGAGGCGCGTCGTCTGGGTGCCGAACCGCGCGCACCCGGCCGGGCGACGGAGGCGCTCGAGGCGCTGTTCGACCGCGAACCCGATCTCGAGGTGTACACGGCCGCCGGCGAAATGGGGGAAGAAGAGGCCCGCGAGGCGGGCTACGACCCCGAGGTTGTCTACGATCCCGACGGCGAGGAGACGAACGCCGCGGACACGAAGGGCGCGGTCCGGGCCTTCCTCGAGTGCGACGTCGACCTCGTGCTGTTCGTCGGCGGCGACGGGACGGCCGTCAACGTGGCCGAGGTGCTCGAGGAAGAAGAGGCGGAGACGCCGATGCTCGGTGTTCCCGCGGGGGTGAAAGTCTACTCGTCGGTGTTCGGCGTGACGCCCGCCGACGCGGGGCGGATTGCGGCCGTCTGGGATCGGGTCGAGAACCGAGAGGTGAACGATATCGACGAGGAGGCCTACCGCGAAGGCGAGGTCCGGGCCGAGTTGCGAGCGGTCGTCCCCGTCCCCGTCGCCGAGGACCTCCAGTCGAGCAAGCAGCTGGCCCGGGGGAACGTCGACTCGCTGGCCAACGGGTTCGCGAGAGAGGCCGAATCGGGGACGACGTACGTCTTCGGCCCCGGCAGCACGGTCGGCGCGATCGAGGAGGCACTCGGGATCGATCCCTCGCCGCTCGGGGTCGACGTCTGGCGCGACGGCGAGGTGCTCGCCCGGGACGCCTCGGAAGAGGAGATCCTCGCGGTGCTCGAGGAGCCCGCCGTAATCGTCGTCTCGCCGATCGGCGGCCAGGGGTTCGTCTTCGGCCGTGGCAACCACCAGATTTCACCCGCCGTGATCGACCGGGCCGACGAAATCGAGATCGTCGCCTCCGAGGAGAAACTCGACGGACTCGGCACGTTACGCGTCGACACCGACGACGAGGAGGTCGACGAGTCACTGCGCGGGTGGGTACAGGTCCGGACCGGACGGTTCACCAGACGACTCACGAAAATTGTTTAA
- a CDS encoding Fic family protein: MSDSHYDVLPHQTREELRRRIWNVRNGDLQRVLDGFPTDEPLVEQCALWMHAVVGKHFFPDANHRTAIVLLRQLLRDNGIDPGEWPIERTKEARRESHEVCREIPPVRLDALYERDELYGVWKRYFEEVLTVEYSNEGQ; this comes from the coding sequence ATGAGTGATTCGCACTACGACGTACTCCCACACCAGACCCGAGAAGAACTTCGACGTCGTATCTGGAACGTTCGGAACGGGGACTTACAGCGCGTCCTCGACGGGTTTCCGACGGACGAACCGCTCGTCGAACAGTGTGCACTCTGGATGCACGCCGTCGTGGGAAAACACTTCTTCCCGGACGCGAATCACCGAACGGCGATCGTCTTGCTTCGGCAACTCCTCAGGGACAACGGGATCGACCCCGGTGAGTGGCCGATCGAACGAACGAAAGAAGCACGCCGGGAGTCACACGAGGTTTGCCGGGAGATCCCGCCCGTTCGGCTGGATGCGCTCTACGAGCGTGACGAGTTATACGGGGTATGGAAACGCTACTTCGAGGAAGTATTGACTGTCGAATATAGCAACGAGGGTCAGTGA
- a CDS encoding helix-turn-helix domain-containing protein, producing the protein MDPLDEHLSQGARLTLEIWHPNCWTLEVTEATDAGLLAHTVYQSTDGKVKGHFTAYGDSSAEIDELVRATQESALTSSVVEMERRYEFEHRGQTPGNTSRELFVEYDPQHTISDALASHGFLQDAPVRVRDGREYWPVFVDEADRDRLHDRLETVRAEFDAEVDVTKIYSHAARSEDAFHRVDILSERQREIFELACEHNYYAWPREITTRELAEEAGLAKTTLLEHLRKAEAKLLNPDSGDERRTL; encoded by the coding sequence ATGGATCCGCTCGACGAACACCTCTCTCAGGGGGCACGACTCACGCTCGAGATCTGGCACCCGAACTGCTGGACGCTCGAGGTGACTGAAGCAACCGACGCGGGATTGCTCGCCCACACCGTCTATCAGTCGACAGACGGGAAGGTCAAGGGACACTTCACCGCCTACGGCGACTCGTCAGCGGAGATCGACGAACTCGTCAGAGCGACCCAGGAATCGGCGCTGACCTCGTCGGTCGTCGAGATGGAGCGACGCTACGAGTTCGAACACCGCGGGCAAACGCCGGGAAACACGAGCAGAGAACTATTCGTCGAGTACGATCCCCAGCACACGATCAGCGACGCGCTCGCTTCACACGGATTCCTTCAGGACGCGCCCGTTCGGGTTCGTGACGGCCGCGAGTACTGGCCCGTCTTCGTCGACGAGGCCGACCGGGACCGCCTCCACGACCGACTCGAGACCGTACGAGCGGAGTTCGATGCTGAAGTGGACGTAACGAAGATCTACTCACACGCTGCCCGATCGGAGGACGCGTTTCATCGCGTCGACATCCTCTCTGAGCGCCAGCGTGAGATCTTCGAACTCGCCTGCGAGCACAACTACTACGCCTGGCCGAGAGAGATCACGACGCGCGAACTCGCGGAGGAAGCCGGCCTCGCGAAGACGACGTTGCTCGAGCATCTCCGGAAAGCCGAGGCGAAACTCCTCAATCCCGACAGCGGCGACGAACGCCGAACGCTTTGA
- a CDS encoding YqjF family protein, whose amino-acid sequence MPLPVAMGWRHLLFANWSLEPDVVAAHLPASLSVDTFDGRAWLSVVPFVNVDVRPRGVPALAGFPLPELNLRTYVTRDGESGVYFFSLDAAGSLGVLGARLFHHLPYYYARMRLRRRERDGRIRFTSRRRHPGERPVLFDAIYRPTGEPFTAESGSLAAFLTERYRYYTEDSRGRLRYADVDHEPWTLRDATATLEDESLFRANGFTPPEGSPVCYYSRGLEVTASRCRRWQ is encoded by the coding sequence ATGCCGCTCCCGGTCGCGATGGGCTGGCGACACCTGCTGTTCGCCAACTGGTCGCTCGAGCCCGACGTCGTCGCCGCCCACCTGCCAGCGTCGCTGTCCGTCGACACCTTCGATGGACGGGCGTGGCTGTCGGTCGTCCCGTTCGTCAACGTCGACGTTCGCCCGCGCGGCGTTCCCGCTCTGGCCGGCTTCCCACTCCCGGAACTCAACCTCCGAACGTACGTCACTCGCGACGGCGAATCCGGCGTCTACTTCTTCAGCCTCGACGCCGCGGGCTCCCTGGGCGTCCTCGGAGCGCGGCTGTTCCACCACCTGCCGTACTACTACGCCCGAATGCGACTGCGACGACGCGAACGCGACGGTCGGATCCGCTTCACGAGTCGTCGACGCCACCCGGGCGAGCGTCCGGTTCTGTTCGACGCGATCTACAGGCCGACGGGCGAACCGTTCACCGCCGAATCCGGCTCGCTCGCGGCGTTTCTGACCGAACGGTACCGCTACTACACCGAAGACAGTCGCGGACGGCTCCGGTACGCCGACGTCGACCACGAACCCTGGACGCTCCGGGACGCGACGGCCACACTCGAGGACGAGTCGCTCTTTCGGGCCAATGGGTTCACACCGCCCGAGGGAAGCCCGGTCTGTTACTACAGTCGCGGCCTCGAGGTCACGGCGTCACGGTGCCGTCGCTGGCAGTGA
- a CDS encoding YgaP family membrane protein, translating to MERNVGGTDRTLRIVVGLIFVGVSMGLVAFGDSLETTLQGGLAALALLVAAILLATAGARTCPLNALVGRNTCEDRRRS from the coding sequence ATGGAACGGAACGTCGGCGGAACGGATCGAACGCTTCGAATCGTCGTCGGCCTGATTTTCGTGGGCGTCTCGATGGGGCTCGTCGCGTTCGGAGACTCACTCGAGACGACCCTCCAGGGCGGACTCGCGGCGCTCGCGCTCCTGGTCGCGGCGATCCTGCTGGCGACCGCTGGCGCACGGACGTGTCCGCTGAACGCGCTGGTCGGCCGAAACACCTGCGAGGACCGCCGTCGTTCGTGA
- a CDS encoding SDR family NAD(P)-dependent oxidoreductase, with translation MDEPELSSQTVLVTGSARGVGREILLATADRGAKTAVHYHTSADAAREVADEARDRGAPDATTVQGDVTDPESVDGLFSSVEAELGSVDALVNNVGDFAPAHWAEIDFATWNRVLETNLNGTYLCSKRALPAMREAGFGRIVNVGYASAEKGLVSPKNFPYFVAKTGVLMFTRMLAADTQDDGITVNAVSPYVVENSEEFPEELPRGRPASFADVVRPVLFFLDPDNEYTSGENLEVDGGWLPERV, from the coding sequence ATGGATGAACCGGAGCTCTCGAGTCAAACCGTTCTGGTTACGGGCAGCGCACGTGGCGTCGGCCGCGAGATCTTGCTCGCGACCGCCGACCGCGGCGCGAAGACGGCGGTTCACTACCACACGAGCGCCGACGCGGCGCGCGAGGTGGCCGACGAGGCGCGCGATCGCGGTGCCCCGGACGCGACGACGGTCCAGGGCGACGTCACCGATCCCGAGAGCGTCGACGGCCTGTTCTCAAGCGTCGAGGCCGAGCTCGGGAGCGTCGACGCCCTCGTGAACAACGTCGGCGACTTCGCGCCCGCCCACTGGGCCGAGATCGACTTTGCGACCTGGAACCGCGTGCTCGAGACCAACCTCAACGGCACCTACCTCTGCTCGAAGCGGGCGCTGCCGGCGATGCGCGAGGCGGGGTTCGGCCGGATCGTCAACGTCGGCTACGCCTCGGCCGAGAAGGGGCTGGTGAGCCCGAAGAATTTCCCGTACTTCGTCGCCAAAACGGGCGTGTTGATGTTCACCCGGATGCTCGCCGCCGACACACAAGACGACGGCATCACCGTCAACGCCGTCTCCCCCTACGTCGTCGAGAACTCCGAGGAGTTTCCCGAGGAACTCCCTCGCGGGCGGCCCGCCTCCTTCGCGGACGTCGTCCGGCCGGTGCTGTTCTTTCTCGACCCCGACAACGAGTACACGAGCGGCGAAAACCTCGAGGTCGACGGCGGCTGGCTTCCCGAGCGGGTGTGA
- a CDS encoding DUF5795 family protein yields MADNRVVQGRMVTPETLAELVEGESVLEADAIEDAARTCPNCESDVLKVGYMPTVTEFVTGWKCTECDWQDTDRE; encoded by the coding sequence ATGGCCGACAACCGTGTCGTTCAGGGACGGATGGTCACTCCCGAGACGCTCGCAGAACTCGTCGAAGGCGAGTCGGTGCTGGAAGCCGACGCGATCGAGGATGCGGCTCGGACGTGTCCCAACTGCGAATCCGACGTCTTGAAAGTAGGGTACATGCCCACGGTCACCGAATTCGTCACCGGCTGGAAGTGTACCGAGTGTGACTGGCAAGACACGGACCGGGAGTGA
- a CDS encoding sodium-dependent transporter yields MSNADAKTARAEWGTRFGFLMAMIGAMVGAGNIWRFPFVTGENGGGAFLIAFLVLLFLLAVPGLMAEVALGRYTNKGVIGAFRDVVGSGGLVGFGIVVLLVNVALMSYYSPLIGWTLYYAVHSLLFTFTASGFEAVEFMDAFFANPALMIGLHTVIMAAIAAVLILGIRRGLERFVVFAVPALVFALVVMMVRGLTLDGAGEGVSFLFSVQWEYLTYSETWIAALGQALFSTGLGWGIALTVGSYLREYDDVPLGGGVFTAIGESSVGILAALAIFPIVFAVGLEPDAGAALAFVSLVQVFPEIPLGGLVAILFFVGFFLATFTSGLLITEVSVTTVAEETRFSRTQTVLGVCGGIWLLGIPSAYSVEVLDYLDFVFGNWGLPLATLAIVLVIGWVMGPERLRLLSVNKNAGIHVGHWWNPVVKFVIPAVMIFIMAYFAYDAYGTAEMIGGMVVLVTFPIVGYVLMSVVDGDERRPAGEVTGGDD; encoded by the coding sequence ATGTCAAACGCAGATGCAAAGACCGCAAGGGCGGAGTGGGGGACCCGGTTCGGCTTCCTGATGGCCATGATCGGGGCGATGGTGGGCGCCGGAAACATCTGGCGCTTTCCGTTCGTCACGGGTGAGAACGGGGGCGGAGCGTTTCTCATCGCCTTCCTCGTGCTGCTGTTCTTGCTCGCCGTGCCGGGACTGATGGCCGAGGTCGCCCTCGGCCGATACACGAACAAGGGCGTCATCGGCGCGTTCCGGGACGTCGTCGGCAGCGGCGGCCTCGTCGGCTTCGGGATCGTCGTCCTGCTCGTCAACGTCGCACTGATGTCGTACTACTCGCCACTGATCGGCTGGACGCTGTACTACGCGGTCCACTCGTTGCTGTTTACCTTCACCGCGAGCGGGTTCGAAGCCGTCGAGTTCATGGATGCGTTCTTCGCGAATCCGGCGCTCATGATCGGGCTTCACACCGTCATCATGGCGGCCATCGCGGCCGTACTGATCCTCGGCATCCGGCGAGGCCTCGAGCGGTTCGTCGTCTTCGCGGTGCCGGCGCTCGTGTTCGCGCTCGTCGTGATGATGGTCCGTGGACTGACGCTGGACGGAGCCGGCGAAGGCGTCTCGTTCCTGTTCAGCGTCCAGTGGGAGTACCTCACCTACAGCGAGACGTGGATCGCCGCCCTCGGCCAGGCGCTGTTCTCGACGGGGCTGGGCTGGGGAATCGCGCTGACGGTCGGCAGCTACCTGCGCGAGTACGACGACGTGCCCCTCGGAGGCGGCGTCTTCACGGCCATCGGCGAGTCGAGCGTCGGGATCCTCGCCGCACTGGCGATCTTCCCGATCGTCTTCGCCGTCGGTTTAGAGCCCGACGCCGGAGCGGCGCTCGCGTTCGTCTCGCTGGTACAGGTGTTCCCCGAGATTCCCCTCGGCGGACTCGTTGCGATCCTGTTTTTCGTCGGGTTCTTCCTGGCGACGTTCACCTCGGGGCTGCTCATCACCGAGGTGAGCGTGACGACGGTCGCCGAGGAGACCCGATTCAGCAGAACCCAGACCGTCCTCGGCGTCTGTGGTGGTATCTGGCTGCTCGGGATCCCGAGCGCGTACTCCGTCGAGGTCCTCGACTACCTCGACTTCGTCTTCGGCAACTGGGGACTACCGCTGGCGACGCTGGCGATCGTTCTGGTCATCGGCTGGGTGATGGGGCCCGAGCGCCTGCGCCTGCTCTCGGTGAACAAAAACGCCGGCATCCACGTCGGCCACTGGTGGAACCCCGTAGTGAAGTTCGTCATCCCCGCGGTGATGATCTTCATCATGGCCTACTTCGCCTACGACGCCTACGGCACCGCCGAGATGATCGGCGGCATGGTCGTCCTCGTGACGTTCCCGATCGTCGGCTACGTCCTCATGTCGGTGGTCGACGGCGACGAGCGTCGTCCCGCTGGCGAGGTCACCGGAGGTGACGACTGA
- a CDS encoding DUF5615 family PIN-like protein: MPVAEGLRRRGWEVTTAVEEETLGYTDEEHLEYAMQRGWTILTFDDDFLSLVEGGYASSNHPGVIFTSQHGRTVGELVKRIDSTLQRHRGRELTGEIVFA, encoded by the coding sequence GTGCCTGTCGCCGAGGGGCTGCGACGCCGCGGCTGGGAGGTAACGACGGCCGTCGAGGAGGAGACGCTTGGCTACACCGACGAAGAGCACCTCGAGTACGCGATGCAACGAGGATGGACGATCTTGACGTTCGACGACGACTTCCTCTCGCTCGTCGAAGGCGGGTACGCTAGCTCGAATCATCCGGGCGTGATCTTCACGTCTCAACACGGTCGAACCGTCGGAGAACTGGTGAAGCGTATCGATTCGACGCTGCAGCGTCACCGTGGCCGCGAACTCACAGGAGAGATCGTATTCGCCTGA
- a CDS encoding DUF433 domain-containing protein yields the protein MTEIVRDDDHSRGSPTIGGTGIRVINVASAYEHSGYSPDEIADLYPALSLEDIHTALAYYYANIEDFRDELATSGRETPSTA from the coding sequence ATGACCGAGATCGTACGGGACGACGACCACAGCAGGGGTTCCCCGACGATCGGCGGCACCGGTATCCGCGTGATCAACGTCGCCAGTGCGTACGAACACAGCGGCTACTCCCCCGACGAGATCGCCGATCTCTACCCCGCGCTCTCACTCGAGGACATCCACACGGCGCTGGCGTACTACTACGCCAACATCGAGGACTTTCGTGACGAACTGGCGACGTCCGGACGTGAGACGCCCTCGACGGCATGA
- a CDS encoding phosphate uptake regulator PhoU translates to METRKVQRLGPSTLAMTLPAEWASEHGVEKGDEVSLRTGGKGTLTVLPESASSEETEAIIHADNLDADAVERAIVAQYVLGRRVIRIECDEGPLGSDHINAVYKAETQLMGLGVIEETPESISIRCSVDAEDFTLDNLLERLERTGRTMRGEAIKALAHGNPDLAQRALNRERQANKIFVLLLRLIFTAYQNPNLARAVGLDDGFPLIGYRSIAKNLELTADNAEDIADIVLEAEGHALNVESATIREIRELTEQVDEITALSVESAVTRDYDLSIQVRELFHEISDREREILADLPEMSNDDLLQVREVLVSLQQTAQYAMRNAEIAANLALNEESEHTTIN, encoded by the coding sequence ATGGAAACGCGGAAAGTGCAGCGACTCGGGCCGTCCACCCTGGCGATGACGCTCCCCGCCGAGTGGGCGAGCGAACACGGTGTCGAGAAAGGTGACGAGGTCTCGCTCCGAACCGGCGGCAAGGGGACGTTAACCGTCCTCCCCGAGTCGGCGAGCTCCGAGGAGACCGAAGCGATCATCCACGCCGACAATCTCGACGCCGACGCCGTCGAACGGGCGATCGTCGCCCAGTACGTGCTCGGCCGACGCGTCATCCGCATCGAGTGCGACGAAGGGCCGCTTGGCTCGGACCACATCAACGCCGTCTACAAGGCCGAAACGCAACTGATGGGGCTCGGCGTCATCGAGGAGACCCCCGAGAGTATCTCCATCCGGTGTTCGGTCGACGCCGAGGACTTCACGCTCGACAACCTCCTGGAACGGCTCGAGCGAACCGGTCGCACCATGCGCGGGGAAGCGATCAAGGCGCTCGCCCACGGTAATCCCGACCTCGCCCAGCGCGCGCTCAACCGCGAGCGCCAGGCGAACAAGATTTTCGTCCTCCTGTTGCGTCTGATCTTCACCGCCTACCAGAACCCAAACCTCGCCCGCGCGGTCGGGCTGGACGACGGCTTCCCGCTGATCGGCTACCGCTCGATCGCGAAGAACTTAGAGCTGACCGCGGACAACGCAGAGGACATCGCCGACATCGTCCTCGAGGCGGAGGGCCACGCGCTCAACGTCGAGAGCGCGACGATCCGCGAGATTCGTGAACTCACCGAGCAGGTCGACGAGATCACGGCGCTGTCGGTCGAGTCCGCCGTCACCAGAGATTACGATCTCTCGATCCAGGTCCGCGAGCTGTTCCACGAGATCAGCGACCGCGAACGCGAGATCCTCGCCGACCTACCGGAGATGTCGAACGACGACCTCCTGCAGGTGCGTGAGGTACTGGTCAGCCTCCAGCAAACCGCCCAGTACGCCATGCGAAACGCCGAGATCGCGGCGAACCTCGCGCTCAACGAGGAGTCCGAACACACGACGATTAACTGA
- a CDS encoding proline racemase family protein translates to MQTETFVDTLDTHTAGEPTRIVTSGIDRTQLRGGSVADQRDRFADGQDWLRELLMCEPRGHDDMFGAVPVAPASPDADLGLFFMDSRGYLDMCGHGTIGAVTALLETGQLEATPTITVETPAGLVRTRPTIEDGRVTEVAIRNVDSFVYDEATLQLDHEGETRAVSIDVVFAGNVFALVDAAVVGLPVCPAHVDAFVEYGLAIRRAANDALEIHHPFTDERHRVSIVEFYERRDGSDRNVVVFGNGQVDRSPCGTGTCAKMTLLHDAGELSVGEPYRYESVIGTRFTGRLLESTSCDGVLVTTPEVSGSAHITGSHTFLCDERDDLAGFSLRRTTHDNCEPFRRTP, encoded by the coding sequence ATGCAGACAGAGACGTTCGTCGACACGCTCGACACGCACACGGCGGGTGAGCCGACCCGGATCGTGACGAGCGGTATCGACCGCACCCAGCTCCGCGGCGGAAGCGTCGCCGACCAGCGCGACCGGTTCGCCGACGGCCAGGACTGGCTTCGCGAGCTGTTGATGTGTGAGCCCCGCGGCCACGACGACATGTTCGGCGCGGTCCCGGTGGCGCCGGCGAGCCCGGACGCCGACCTCGGGCTGTTCTTCATGGACAGCCGCGGCTACCTCGACATGTGCGGCCACGGGACGATCGGTGCCGTGACGGCGCTGCTCGAGACGGGCCAGCTCGAGGCGACGCCGACGATCACCGTCGAGACGCCCGCCGGGCTGGTCCGAACCCGACCCACGATCGAGGACGGCCGCGTCACCGAGGTCGCCATCCGAAACGTCGACTCGTTCGTCTACGACGAAGCGACGCTCCAGCTCGACCACGAGGGCGAAACACGCGCCGTGTCGATCGACGTGGTGTTCGCCGGCAACGTCTTCGCACTGGTCGACGCCGCGGTCGTCGGTCTGCCGGTGTGCCCGGCACACGTCGACGCCTTCGTCGAGTACGGCCTCGCGATCCGCCGGGCGGCGAACGACGCCCTCGAGATCCATCACCCGTTCACCGACGAGCGCCACCGCGTCTCGATCGTCGAGTTCTACGAGCGTCGCGACGGCTCCGACCGAAACGTCGTCGTCTTCGGGAACGGACAGGTCGATCGCTCGCCGTGCGGGACCGGGACGTGCGCGAAGATGACGTTGCTGCACGACGCCGGCGAGCTGTCGGTCGGCGAGCCCTACCGCTACGAGAGCGTGATCGGCACCCGGTTTACGGGCCGACTCCTCGAGTCGACCTCCTGCGATGGCGTCCTCGTGACGACGCCCGAGGTTTCGGGCTCGGCACACATCACCGGGAGCCATACGTTCCTGTGTGACGAGCGAGACGACCTTGCCGGCTTCTCGCTTCGGCGGACGACACACGACAACTGCGAACCGTTCAGAAGGACACCGTGA
- a CDS encoding LysE family translocator, with protein sequence MSSLLASLLAGVVFGLALAAPPGPMNAIIAEESVLRGWRSGFSAGLGAMSADAVFFGLTLAGVAAVLERFATLQDALFLVGGLLMLLFAVDAFQNARASTSFTQGELAQASIGFRKTFALSFTNPYQIAFWATVGVGLVRPGTLEFAEHVPGLLAPLLSGVVVETGSPALLVGFFAGIAVWIVAYPAVLAAAGRRVDAFAPVVALLSGVVLAGFGVLFAWIGVTAFV encoded by the coding sequence GTGAGTTCACTCCTCGCCTCGCTGCTCGCGGGCGTCGTCTTCGGCCTCGCGCTCGCGGCCCCGCCGGGCCCGATGAACGCCATCATCGCCGAGGAGAGCGTCCTGCGCGGCTGGCGATCCGGGTTCAGCGCCGGCCTCGGGGCCATGTCAGCCGACGCAGTCTTCTTCGGGCTGACGCTCGCGGGGGTCGCCGCCGTCCTCGAGCGCTTTGCCACGCTCCAGGACGCGCTCTTCCTCGTCGGCGGCCTGCTCATGTTGCTGTTCGCCGTCGACGCCTTCCAGAACGCCCGGGCGTCGACGTCGTTCACCCAGGGCGAACTCGCCCAGGCGTCGATCGGCTTCCGGAAGACGTTCGCCCTCTCCTTTACCAACCCTTACCAGATCGCCTTCTGGGCCACCGTCGGCGTCGGCCTCGTCCGGCCGGGCACCCTCGAGTTTGCCGAACACGTCCCCGGGCTGCTCGCGCCGCTGCTTTCGGGCGTCGTCGTCGAGACGGGAAGTCCGGCGCTGCTCGTGGGCTTTTTTGCCGGCATCGCCGTCTGGATCGTCGCCTACCCGGCCGTCCTCGCCGCGGCGGGTCGGCGCGTCGACGCCTTCGCCCCCGTCGTGGCGCTGCTTTCGGGCGTCGTCCTCGCCGGGTTCGGCGTGCTGTTCGCCTGGATCGGCGTGACGGCGTTCGTGTAG
- a CDS encoding universal stress protein: protein MAIETIVLAVGPMDAVRAEELADVVLEVAAPLEAAVVVTHAFTAEEYEEIHDDLGFDERFEDVDPDAVAARRAPVPDLVELFDAEGVDLEVRGAVGEHGQAVVDLAESVDADRIVVGGRRRSAAGKAVFGSTSQQIMQSAHCPVTYVHDRSVME from the coding sequence ATGGCGATCGAAACGATTGTGCTCGCGGTGGGACCCATGGACGCCGTCCGCGCGGAGGAACTCGCCGACGTCGTCCTCGAGGTCGCGGCGCCGCTCGAGGCGGCCGTCGTCGTCACGCACGCGTTCACGGCCGAGGAGTACGAGGAGATCCACGACGACCTCGGCTTCGACGAGCGGTTCGAGGACGTCGACCCCGACGCGGTCGCTGCCCGGCGCGCGCCGGTGCCCGACCTCGTCGAGCTCTTCGACGCCGAGGGCGTCGACCTCGAGGTTCGTGGAGCCGTCGGCGAACACGGCCAGGCCGTCGTCGACCTCGCCGAGTCGGTCGACGCGGATCGGATCGTCGTCGGTGGCCGGCGCCGATCGGCGGCCGGCAAGGCCGTCTTCGGGTCGACCTCACAGCAGATCATGCAGTCTGCTCACTGTCCCGTGACGTACGTCCACGATCGCTCGGTCATGGAGTAA